The segment atcgtcatcatcatccctaACCATCATCTTCAGCCACTCTTAATCACCATCTtcagtcatcatcattatctcctgTCTAAATCACCATattcagtcatcatcatcatcaccttcagtcatcatcatcagctctaGTCATCACGTCATCATGCATCTTCAGCCACTGTCTAAATCACCATcttcagtcatcatcatcatctatagtcaccatcatcatcatcatagatCTTGTCAACATCTTCagtcaccgtcatcatcatcaatagtCATCATCTTCAGtcgccatcatcatcgtcatcactttCAGTCATCGTCTAAATCGCTATCTTAAGTCATCAACCGCGTCACCTTCAAGTTACCATAACCCATCATCCTAAATCATAATATAAAGTCATCGTTCtatagtcatctctctctctgtatttcttatCTTTCAATGTATTTCTTatgtaacgctctctctctctctctctctctctctctctctctctcttccttggtaTCTCTATCGTCATCGTCACAatcatcgctctctctctctctctctcttggtatctATCGTCATGGCCTCCTGTCACTCCTCCTCGGCCCGCTTCTGTAGTACCCGCCGCAGTAACTTCCCCGTCTGACTCTTGGGGAGCTCCTCAACGAACCTCACCCCGCCCGCCAGCTGCTTGTGAGGCGCCACCCGAGACCCCAGGTACTCCGCGACCTTGTCCTCCGTCAGGCTGGGGTCGCGGCGCACTATAAAAGCCCTCGGCACCTCACCGGCCCTCTCGtccttcacccccaccaccccggCCTCCGCAACCCCCGGCATTTTGAGGAGCTCCACTTCAAGTTCTGTGGGAGATACCTGGCAAAGAAAACgggggataataataataataacaatactactactactaataataataataataaccagtaAAACTACAGCAACAACTACTCCTGATAAGAATGAGAATATAATCATCTCAGTTTACAAGCTTGATTCGTTCCAGAACCTTGCTCGCAAACCAAAACGACTCGCAAACTAAAACGACTCGCAAACCAAAACGACTCGCAAACCAAAACAAACGCGCACACTGGTACTGAAAACAACGATCGCACAACATAAGCGCGCGGGTGTTACCTCGGCGAGTGTACAAGGCGGACTGAGACCCTATTCCCACTGTTTTCCGCTCTAAGTGTTCTCGCATTGCGGCGAACAAAGACCTAGAACCGACGCTCACATCTTTTGCCTTGTACAAACAGGTTCctcgtacaccaagtcaccgctcgtaaaccaaggcatttatAGTGATTTTTTTGCTCGTAAGTCAAAACACTGGTAtagtaaggcactcgtaaacggAAATATACCCTAACAGAAAAAAATCCAATGCACTATGACCTCACCTGGATACCTTTGACCTTGATGAGCTCCTTGATGCGGTCCACAACGAAGAAGTAGCCGTCCTCGTCGTAGGTCACCACGTCACCCGTCTTGAGCCAGCCGTCCTCGGTGATTATCTCTTTGGTGGCCTCGGGGTTGTTCAAATAGCCCGCCATCATCTTGGGGGAGAGTCGTCGttactagattgtcgtactcagtctatcatatttgccgatttccaacccccAAACGGTCTCCTCCACCCCAAGAACGAGACTCATTTATAAGTATCTTTATAATCATTAATTACTGATGTTTTTTTGGCAACAGTAATGGGTCAGAAgccggaaaatacgatgttctgagtacgataatctggcatcggtggGGTCAGTGAAGGGAAATTTGCTTATTTTGATATTTTTCCCAAATAAACTGTGCTGGATTGTAATTCGCCATTGTCACACGTTAACTatactctcattttcctttctaagTTAATTATTCTCCTTGAAAGTTGCTGGTTagtgaaaattaatgaaaatgctTAAGCTAATGGCGTTTCAGAGCAGAGCGAAGTATAGTTATTTTGATTTTTCCCATATAATTTGCGTAGTAATATCTTTATTCACTATCGCAAGTTAACCACACTCTCATATTTCATCTCCACGTTAATTATCCCCTCCTTAAAAGTAGCCGATTACTTAAAAATCATGGAAATCCTTAAAAGTGTGCCGTTAAAAAGTAGaattccccaacacacacatgtaaacaaaGCGACCAACCTAGACCAGGACCAAGACAAGCCTGCCGATGTGGATGCGGAAAAATTCGGTAAAATCAATCCAGAAAGGAGTCAGGTATGTGATTTAACCCTCGTAACATagtgattagaaaatataagaTTGCCAGGAGTCTATGGAAGGAGTTTACTGTATAATATTACCTCTAAGCCAGTGGGGACCTAGTATTAGTGCGGCGTTGGTCTaccatttcttatttttatacTAGAATGCTAAGGTTTTAAATACAAATGCAAGAATCATATAGACAAGCAGGACATATAATTCTTTGAAGGGGAAAACCCGGGACTTAAGAATCCAAGTAAATGTCTATAACTTCACCCGTATTATAATGGGGTACGAAAACAGATGCCCATTAACTGTGATATGGGGGCGTATTTATTTAGAAACAACCCGAACTTAGGCAAAACGGTGACTGAACGCAACCTTGCCAGCGTCATTTGTTTAGAAGATAGTCTGGGCGACGGCTGTGGTCTGGGGTGCGGCTGTTAGATTTGCtgtggttaggttagttttgaaCCAAGTGCGCCTCCATGTGTATTTAGAAACAACCTGAACTTAGGCAAAACGATGACTGAACACAACCTTGCCAGCGTCATTTGTTTAAAAGATAGTCTGGGCGACGGCTGTGGTCTGGGGTGCGTTGTTAAATTTCCTCTGGCTAGGTTAGCTTTGAACCAGGTGCGCTTTCATGTATATTTAGAAACAACCTGAACTTAGGCAAAACGATGACTGAACACATCCTTGCCAGCGTCATTTGTTTAGAAGATAGTCTGGGCGGCAGCTGTGGTCTGGGGTGCGGCTGTTAGATTTactgtggttaggttaggttaggtttgaatcAGGTGCGCTTTCATGTATATTTAGAAAAAACCcgaacttaacctggtagctacggggatcatgtttcttaaaggcccctctaagcgagaaaaatgagaaaaaaatcatcactcacgcaaaccatttcgtaatatatatcaacgcatttgtgatcagtttatgaaataaggaagtggaaaaggtggaaggaaattagaaagtggaaaagtggaaggaaatttGAAAGTGGAAGAtgtggaaggaaataagaaagtggagaagatgaatggaaattagaaagtggaaaagatggaaggaaattagaaagtggaaaggtggaaggaaattagaaagtggaaaagtggaaggaaattagaaagtggaaaagtggaagaaaattagaaagtggaaaagtggaaggaaattagaaagtggaaaagatggaaggaaattagaaagtggaaaagatggaaggaaattagaaagtggaaaaaatggaaggaaattagaaagtggaaaagtggaaggaaattagaaagtggaaaaaatggaaggaaataagaaagtgaaaaagatggaaggaaattagaaagtggaaaagtggaaggaaattagaaagtggaaaagtggaaggaaattagaaagtggaaaagtggaaggaaattagaaagtggaaaagtggaagaaaattataaagtggaaaagatggaaggaaataagaaagtggaagagatggaaggaaatgagaaagtggaaaagtggaaggaaattaaaaagtggaaaagtggaaggaaattagaaagtggaaaagtggaaggaaattagaaagtgaaaaagatggaaggaaattagaaagtggaaaagtggaaggaaattagaaagtggaaaagtggaaggaaattaaaaagtggaaaagtggaaggaaattagaaagtggaaaagatggaaggaaattagaaagtggaaaagtggaaggaaattagaaagtggaagagatggaaggaaataaaaaaatggacaaCGATATAATAAGTgtgctaacaaacaaacaaatgaaaaagtataagtgaaagaaaaacaactagaaaaaaaagtggaaggataTTGAAAAACGGAtactaaagaagaaggaaattagaaagtggaagagagagaaggagagagagagagagagagagagagagaaggaaatgaagaaagtggaagagagagagagagagagagagagagagagagagagagagagagagagagagagagagagaacccattcACCCATTTATttattaagagaaaaaaatatatatacaactcaTTCACCCATCACCCTTCATTTCATCCCTCACCctttcacccttcaccccttcccccattTACTCACCCCGGGCGACTTGATCCAGAGCTCCCCGGGGGTGTTGGGGCCCACGGGGGAGGCGGAGGCGAGGTCCACCACCCTGGCTCGTACCCCGGGGAGGATATGCCCACAGGAGCCCAGGCGTTCATGTCCCAGGGGAGTGAAGTGAGTGGGCATTGTCTCTGTTAATCCATatgctgcggaggaggaggaggaggaggaggaggttagtttgtggtgtgaggaggaggaggaggagaaagaagaggggttggaggaggagattAGTTTgtgatttgaggaggaggaggaggaggaggaggagaaagaagaggggttggaggaagaggaggaggaagaagaagattgttAGTTTGTGATCTGAAGAGGATtgaagacaagaagagaaggaataggaggaggaagaggaagaggagattagtttgtgatttgaggaggaggaggaagaagaggggttggaggaagaggaggaggaggaagatgatgttaTAATTGTTTGTGATTTGAAGAGGATTAAGGacgacaagaagagaaggaagaggaggaggaggagaagaagaggaagaggaggtggaggttagTGGTTAGTGTATGGtataagaagagatgaaggaggatgagagggagagagaagaaggaagagaaggaaaaaataggaggaggaggaggaggaggaggtgaagatgagcTTGAggtatgaaaaagaggaggaggaggaggaggaggaagaagaagaagaggacagtTTGAGGTGAAAAGATgactgaggagaaggaaaaggaaggaggaggagaaaagagaagaggaagagaaaataaaagaaaaaggagaaaatctaatgtgtatatatgtgtatgtatgtatgtatatgtgtgtgtatgtgtgtgtgtacgtcatcCACTCACCCTCCTGGAAGAAAATGGGATTGGGGACCTTCTCCTTGAGGGCTTGGGCAGCGATGGCGGGGCAGGGGGCAGCTGCGCACATGACCACCCTTAGCGAGGCGAGGTCAACCGGGGTCACGTTGGGGTGGGCCACCAGAAACTGCAGCAGCGGGGGGACCACATGGAGGATGCCgatctgggggggagggggggaggggggcaggaggttacatacagacagacagacagacaaatgtgcTTATATACcgtacagagagatagatagataaacagactcaTAGATATATAGACCCATAGattcacacacacattcacatacattcacatttcttctcttccttcttcctccttcttctcctctttctctctctccttccctttcctcctcctcctctttctcttcctcctcctcctcctcccttgcccttcccattcctcctgttccttcttctctttttccctctccttccctttcctcctcctcctctttctcttcctcctttccccttcctcctgttccttcttctctttctccctttccttccttttctacctcctcttcctccctttcccttccccttcctcctgttccttcttgctgttcatctccttccccttcctcctctcctcctcctcctccttaccttgtGTTTCTTGATAATGTCGAGGAAGAGGTCGGGCAGGAAGGTGGGCAGGGTCACGACCTTCCAGCCTTGCACCAGAGAACAGTTGAGGACGCTGTAGATGCCCCAGGCGTGGAAGAAGGGCATCAGTCCCATCACCGTCTCCTGCCAGTCTTCTGTAGGggtcaagggggggggggttaggttaagttaagtaagattgggttaggttaggttaagttagattagattTGGTTCTGTTAGGTTGGGTTGGAtaaattaggtttggttaggtaaggttaggtaagattgggttgggttagattaggttaggttgggttggatagattaggtttggttaggtaaggttaggtaagattgggttaggttagattaggtgaggttagatttggttctgttaggttgggttggatagattaggtttggttaggtaaggtaaggttaggttagatgaggttaggttttgttaggttaggttagatttggttctgttaggttgggttggatagattaggtttggttaggtaaggttaggtaagattgggttgggttagattaggttaggttagatttggttctgttaggttgggttggatagattaggtttggttaggtaaggttaggttagatgaggttaggttttgttaggtgaggttagatttggttctgttaggttgggttagatgaggttaggttttgttaggtgaggttagatttggttctgttaggttgggttggatagattaggtttggttaggtaaggttaggtaagattggGTTAGATTTCGTtctgttaggttgggttaaataGATTAGGCACCAACACTGTACTGTCCTGGGGGAATCTATATCCTTGCCGTAATAGAGGCACCAACACGGCACTGCATACTCCAGGTGAGGCCCAACCAGCAAAGTTTAAGGTCAGGTTGGCTATGTAGTATATGGGTTGGGAGTATGCATGCGGGTCAGGTCAGGTCGAGTCAGGTGAAGCGGACGTTAGGAAGGGCCTATATACGAATGCTGAATATATGGAC is part of the Eriocheir sinensis breed Jianghai 21 chromosome 32, ASM2467909v1, whole genome shotgun sequence genome and harbors:
- the LOC127006324 gene encoding uncharacterized protein LOC127006324, with the translated sequence MLGRGQVNAGARWLARLSGSKQRLAPRVMTSHARPMTSRPTPELRRDGDDLVSCLGQLTPMDLNNYEALDQAAARWGHHTALECGVTGQTYSYGALRDAWRRCGGALQGRGVGRGDVVCLLMLNSPAFAVIFPGVFAAGGVPSPINPTFTPGEVARQVENSCSKILVVDARLAALGETALALLPHPRPALLLVGGTEGGREDLLAQAEDKGTPFAKDVEVQDEDACTLFYSSGTTGPPKGAATRQVSIRHNLPAVLHENVNASMPATKDWQETVMGLMPFFHAWGIYSVLNCSLVQGWKVVTLPTFLPDLFLDIIKKHKIGILHVVPPLLQFLVAHPNVTPVDLASLRVVMCAAAPCPAIAAQALKEKVPNPIFFQEAYGLTETMPTHFTPLGHERLGSCGHILPGVRARVVDLASASPVGPNTPGELWIKSPGMMAGYLNNPEATKEIITEDGWLKTGDVVTYDEDGYFFVVDRIKELIKVKGIQVSPTELEVELLKMPGVAEAGVVGVKDERAGEVPRAFIVRRDPSLTEDKVAEYLGSRVAPHKQLAGGVRFVEELPKSQTGKLLRRVLQKRAEEE